The DNA segment ATCTAGGTTTTGATTACTATCCAGACATGTCAGAGTACACAGATACTTATGAAGTAGACATGACCATGAAAAATGGAGAAAGTGCTACTTTATTTTCATCACATGATTTGAGTACTACCATGAAACATTTTGAGTGGATGAAAACATACGATATTTATGGTGTTTACCTTCAACGTTTTCTCAATCCATTGTCAGATCCCAAAATGTTTAAAGTAAGGAATGATATTTTAGAAAATGTAAAAGAGGCTTCTAAGACACATCAGAGGCATTTCGCTGTAATGTACGATATTTCAGGAACGGCAGATGACGGTCAATTATTTGACAAGCTGATTGCCGATTGGGAATATATTGTGGACCAACACGAAATTTTAGAACAGGAATCGTATGTACGACAAGAAGGAAAACCCGTCATCGGTATTTGGGGTATTGGTTTTAAAGATAGAGGCTTAAAAGTAGAAACCTTCCAGAAAATCATTGATTACTTCCATAAAGATGCAGATCCAAAATATCAGGCCTATATACTAGGTGGTGTTCCAGATGGTTGGAGAAACTTATCCCGTTCTTCAGCTCAAGAAGAAGGATGGGCAGATATTTATAGACAGTTAGATATGATTTCTCCTTGGTCAGTTGGACGTTATAATAATGACGCAAGTATAGACAAATGGAATACAGAGTATATTCAGCCAGATCTAACTGAATGTAACAAAGCAGAAATAGACTATATGCCTGTAGTGTGGCCAGGATTCTCTTGGCTAAATATAAAGCAGGGTGAACTGAATCAAATTCCTAGAAATGGCGGTCAATTTTATTGGAAACAAGTATATAATGCTTTAAACTCTGGTAGTAGATTTTTATATGTTGCGATGTTTGATGAGGTAGATGAAGGTACTGCAATGTTTAAAATGGTGACCAATCGTGAGGACCTTCCTGTTGAAGCAAAAGATCGTATAGTTACTCTCGATATGGATGGTTATCCTTGTGAGAATGATTGGTATCTAAGGTTAGCAGGAGCTTCGCAAGATATGTTAGAAGGTAAAGTTGCACTTTCCGAAAATATACCCATTTCATTTGCTTCTCCTTATTATCAAGCTGAATTTATTAGCCAAGATGTAAATTCGACAATTCAAATTGGGAAAAGTAATGCTATACAAGTCAAGATGAAAAATACTGGAACTACTACTTGGACCTCTGGAGAAGTACACCTTGGCAATGTTGGAGATCATTTCTGGACAGAGAATAAGGTATATCTTAAAGTAGGAGAAGTTGTTGCTCCCAATCAAGTTCAAAGCTTTGAGTTCGACTTAGAAGTTTCAGAAGGAATAAAAGAAGGAGAGGCTAATTTTCAATGGCAAATGTACCAAAGTGATTCTGCTTTTGGTGATTTAAGTGAAAATATCATTGTGGATTTACAACACAGTGACCTTCTAAGTATTGATGAGGACCATACTATTCATTTGAACGCGTACCCTAATCCAACCAATGGTAATGTACTCTATATTGAGCACAATATTACCTCATCAGAAAAACAACTTCCGATAGCTATATATAATACCCAAGGTAAGTTGCTTTATCATTCAAGTATAACCAATACTTCTAAGATTACACTTCCAATTCCTTCAACTCTACCGCATGGCATGTATCTTTTAAGAATTAAAGGGTTAATTATTAGATTCGTTTATTCGTAAATGATAGTAAAGTGCTTTATATAGCATAGAATACAAAAGAGAAGATCAAGTTTTACCTATGATCTTCTCTTTTTTTTATACAATTCTTAAATATATACCACTTATAACTGGCTTCTTTTTAAATGTGTATTTTAATTCTTGATTAACTTTCTTTGGATAAAGTCACCATTACCATGTTTTACATAAAGAAAATAAATCCCTTTCTTTAATTCACTTAGGTTTAGAGTCATTGAATTTTCTCCTACCCCAAAGCTTTCAATTTGTTTTCTACCTAACTGATCACAAATCTGGATACTATATATTGCACCTGATGAAATAATATTCACTTGATCTCTAACAGGGTTTGGATATACCTTCACAGAAGCATTAATATTATTGACAAATACCTGAATTGGGGAAATAATACTGTATAATCCATCAAGATCATATTGAAGTAATCGGTAAAAAGAAGCCATATTTAGACTAGGTGCTTCGTCTATGAATAAATAACTATTTGTTACTAATGAGTTCCCTTGACCTTTCTTTTTTCCTAGCGTTTTCCACTGGCGACCACCTGTAGAGCTCTGAACTTCGAAGTAGTCATTATTTAATTCACTTGCTGTAGTCCAATTTAATTCTACTGTATTCGAAGTAGTTTTTGCTGTAAAACTAACTAACTCAACAGGCAAATCACTTCCAGTGGCTAAAACCGTAGAAACATTAACTTGTACTGGAGCAGGCATACTAGAACAAACACCGTCCAAAATCACCAGCTGCCAAGTGCCATTTTTATCACTTACCAACTCCGTTGTCCAAACAGGGTCTGTATTCATAAGCATTTGACTACCATTAGGTTCAACCCAGTAATAATCATTTGACAAGCCCTCTTTTGGCATAAGTTTAAGTTCCTGTTTTTCCGTCACTTCAATATCATTACCTTCTTGGTTGTGATCACTGTTAATCGAATAGTTTACCGTAGAAAATTTATCTTCAAATAGATCTGGTGATATTAATTCTATTGTAATCGGATTAAGTCTTCCAAAATCTGGTGTAAAAATCATATCTCCATAATCTTCATCCTTTGTGATTTGAAAATCGAAGCTGATTTTTTTACTATTTAGTGTATTGGTTTCACCATTAGGATATTGGATATCAAAGGCGAGTGGTGAATCATACAAGAACGGACTTGTAGAAGAAAGAATATCTTTCATTCCCCATTTATGGGCTAAATACCCTTCAATAATTATCTGTTCTTCATCAGAAATTTTTCTATCAAAAATGATTACCTCAGCAATCATCCCTTTATGATGTCTCGTTTGGCTATTATAACCAAATTGGCCCAATGTAAGGTCATTATCATTTGTCAAAACAGCATCTTCTGGAAGAGTCAATTCAAAATCTAAATCTCCATTATGAAAAGTCTCTACCAATTGGTCGTCTCTTCTTATCATATTAACCGCAGTTAATGGTATACCATGAGCTGACCCTGAACCATTTTGGTCGTCGCAAGAAATAGACACTTTTCCTGTTGTTGAAACCCTAAAAAACATCCCATCTTCACTTAAACCATTTTTATTGACGATGGTATTTGTTTGGGCAGTTACAGGATCTAATTGATGTACAATAAATAAGGTAAAATCATCATCCAGAATATTTGTCTTATCCTGTTCCAGTAACCTTAATGCCGAACTATTACTTTCTCCAAAGACTAATGCTGGCATTCCATTAAATCCGTCACTGGTAAATGTAGGTGCGTAATCCTCATTGGATGTAATAGCATCATAACCATTGCCTGAAACGTCTGCCCAAGTGGTCACTTTATCATTATCTTCGTATTCTTCACTACTCGCCAATTCATACGCATCCAACCAGACCATAGGGTCAATATCTAGACCTAACTTTACAGAAATATTATCGTCCATACAGGCTACAATTGCTTCAGTATCTTGCCATGTCCCATCATTTAACTTCATCAGAAATTTAAGGTCTGTAGGTATCCCAATTGTATCTATAGCAACATTGGTATCATAACAGCTATCATCCAAGTTTACTTGGCAGATCACCTCATCCCCAGGTTCAAGTACCCCTGTAGATAATTTATTTTCAGTAACATCTGATACTACACCATTAATTGTCCATTCGTAAGTTGGGTTTTCTCCTGGAGAACTAATAATAGCTTCTATATATTCTAAATCTCTGTATAAATTGGCATTATCATTAAATTTAAGATTTACTTTTGGAGTAATATCAAACGACCAATCAATATTAGGCCACGCCTCATCACTCCAGGTAATAAGTTCATTAATCACCTCACAATCGAGACCAAAATTTATCGCCTGTTCAATAACCCAATACATATGATCAGCCCAAAGTGGTTCAAAATCATCACCATCTGTATTCTGATCTGAAACACTAGAAGTGGTCACATCTATCACTGAAGACTTACTAACAGGATCTAGAAAATTAGATGCCGATAATCCCGATGACCATCTCGTCCAATCGTCAATTTCATGTTTTCTAACTGCTTTAATAAATTCTCGACATTGTGCTTCTAACACCAATTTGGTCATTCCAGGTTGAATTTTATCCAATAAACTTGGCCAATATCCTGGTTCAAAACCATGTAATTTTGTTGCTAATCCTTCTCCTTCTTTACCAAAAAAATACCAAGGGCCTTGTACTCTGATTCTAAAACCCATACCATCATTTGTCGTTAAATCACCAGACCATGTTTTGGTCTTATACATTGTACTCAACGAATGATAGTATCGTAATGGTTGGTACAGACCTGAATACCTAGAACTTTTTAATATATAGGCCGGCTGATAATTATAATCCACAGGGCCATTCCACCATTGATACCCTTCTCCTCCTGCTAAGATGGTTTGAAGTTGATACCAAAGTGAAGATTCAAATGTACCTAAAGCGTCTGACTGACCGTCAAATGATAAACAATTATCATCCTGACAACCTGTAAAATGAGGCGGTACTTCAAAAACATGCATTGATAAACCATGAAACCATTGGCGATTTGTTGGGTGGTCTTGCTCATGGTCAGGAATATAATCCAAAGCTTGATCCTGAAGATTAAATTCTTGCATAATCTCAAAATTCTTTACCGCCATTAGTCTAGCCAAACTGGTATTGGCAAACTCTAGAGGTACATCATCCGCTAAAGCCTCTAAACCTCTACCAGACCTTGCTCTCCAATGTTGTTTATCAGAACTACCTTGTGCTAAAAACCACCTGAAATTATATCTAAATTCTTCGTGTGCTTCTCTAAATTCAGCCAACATGGTTGGATCTGCAGCCACTTGTACCATATCAACAGTTACACCATCACTCTTTTTTGGTAGACTTTCAAGCTCTTCTCTGATTATCTCGATCCCTTTTTCAGGGTTTAGTTTACTGTTTTCTGGATTTGTCCAAGACACTCTATCATTATATGTTTCTTCGTAAATACCATCCTTTGTAAATGCATCTTTTGGATGAATCATAGGAAGCCAATGTTTCCAATCTGGAAACTGTAAAGGCATGGGTATGATTGTTCTGTCCTCACCTCCATCTTGATTAAAAAGGTTCGCTACAGACTCCTCATTGACACCGCCTGGAAATAAATAAGGAAGTAAGTCTTCGTCTTTCTCCAGTACTGCATCTAGACCTGCTCCAGCTGCCCAATAGTCGATAGATTTCCCTTCTAACTCAGGACCCGGTTGATATGGTGGATTCCATGGTCTTCCATGACGGTTTACATTATCATGAGTATCTTTTAATGAACGAATATAAGAGGCTATTTTTCGACCTTCGTCTTCTGTAAGTTGGTGAAATTTAGCTCTTTCGATAATTGATTTATTGGAGTAAGAAAATAACTCCAGGTCTCTGCCATCTTGGGTATGACAATCAGAACATTTTGCCTGAATGTTTACATTGGAAACTATTTCATGATTATACCAAAATCCATTATCTCCATCCGCTAAATAATTTGACCATAAATCTCCATTTCTCCACAGGTCCTCTCCTTCGTTAATCGATGTATTATCTGTATATGGTCCTATCCATAGATCAGGATCTTCTTCATAAAAAAACGTATCTGGAAGAATATTTTCATCATATTCATCTAGTAGGTTAAAACGAACAACTCTAAAGCCATTTGAAATTCCATCAGAGTCATTAAACCTAAAATAAACCGTATTTTCACCTTCAATAAAATCATCAGAGTTATAACTCAATCTTATTGTATTATATCCTCCATGAGCCATTCCTCCTCTATTTTCTTCTTGTATTGGTATATCTACAGACTCATGGTTTAAGTTGTACCACTCTCCTTCATTGACCTTAACTGATGCTTTATTTTCATAACTCAAGTTATTTATTTGCATCCATATTTTTTTTGTAGCATTTGCCTCCTCCTCAGTAAGTGTCAGAGTTCTTGGTTCAATGACCCCCTCTTCTCCTAATACCTCTACAGGAAGCATAAATTTCAACCAGTTATCTCTCATCTTACTACATTCATAGAAAAACTCTTCATCGGATAACACTTGGTTAAATACTTTCACTTCTCCCACCATTCCGTCTAAATAATTTGAACCATTCGAAGTGGAACCAATACGAAATTTAAAATAATTGAAATTTGCTTTAGGAACATTTATGGTATGAGTTAAAGCATTCTGAGAGTCCCAAAATGTAAAATCGCCTGTACTTGCATTATAATTACAAGCCATTACTATAGAATGATCTTGGGTTGTTTTAGCTCCTGGTACTGAAAGTGATTGCCCTCCTAAATAAAACTGATATTGTCCATCAGAAAGGTGTTTCATTCCAAATCCAGAGTTAGATGTTGCCGATGTATTTCCAACAATATCGCCTCTATTCCCTTGAAAATTATCTATTTGAAAAGCTATTAATACACTGAAACCTGTATTACTCGCAGCATCTCCTGTAAAATCGAAGATAGAAGCTGCATCAGCTTGGTTCATTAGTAGTAGACAGTTTCGGGATGTTCCCATATCTACCCCATTAATACCAGAAAATGAAGTGGATGATGAAGGGTATTCAACGGTGCCCAAATCAGAAGTGGCATGATGGTTATTTCCGGAAATATCGTTCCAACTCAATACCTTACCGTCACTATTGGTAGTGATATTAGAAGGATCATAAGCAGATAGATGTATATAAGGTTCCTGTGCATAAGTATCAAATATAATGCAGAGGAAAACGGGTAACATTATTTTTGGTAGAAAGTGCCCGAGAGTGGTAAAAATTCTTTTCATACTTTGTGCAGTTCTTGATGTATCGCTGGTAATAATTCATTCATAATGATTGTAATCCTAAAGTATGCTTTGATTATTAATGGCATATTAATCAGACATTAAAGCAATTAATAGAAACTTAACAGGAACTACTTTTTATAGCAAAAAGAGTATAAAAATGGGTAAAATGGGCTGTTTTTATCCTTTTCTCGGTCTAGTATTGGCTAATTTTTTTTCGTTAATTTCTCAATTACACTTAACCATTGAGTATTATACTATTTTAAGTATTCTTTACAACTAAGGGTAAAACAAAAAAATACCTCTAAAAAATTAATTAAAGAGGTATTAATTAGAACTGTTAAATTGGATGAACTAGAGCCATTTCTAATTTTCACTTAACATTATCATCAACAAATATTTAAACTCTCCATCAATATCTTCTATAGTAAATGGATATTGATGGAAAGTTCTATAATTATTTTCCTTCGACTTCAATAAGTGCCGCTTCTTTGATCTTCTTTTGATAGATTGATCTCATTTCTTTGAGCACTTCAGAATATAATGGATCATAAATAAGATTTTTATATTCCTTCGGGTCCTTTTTATAATCATAAAGTTCTGATACTTTCTCATCTTCTCCCCACTGCGTATATCTGTAACGATCTGTTCGTACTGATTTACCTGTTAATTCTCCTCTTCTTGCATAAGTCAGAGCCACTTTTTCGAAGTTTTTATCTTTTGTGTTTTTCAGTAATGGTGCAAGGCTTTTTCCTTGAACAGTTTCTGGAGTTGATAGACCTACTAAATCTGTTACAGTAGGGAAAACATCCAATAACTCCACTGTTTTGCTTACTTCTTCACCATTATTCTTATTACCTGGTACTCTTATTATAAGCGGTGATTTAGCACTTTCTTCATACAACGATACTTTACCATAAAGAAAATGATTACCCATATGGTATCCATGATCACTGAAGAAAACGATAATCGTGTCTTCATATAAGTTTTTCTCCTTCAGTTTAGAAATTAATTGACCTAATAAATCGTCGATGTAAGTAATACAAGCATAGTATCCTTGCATATACCTTTTTCTAGCATCCATCTGAGATAATCCAAAATATATATCTTCAAATGCTTCATACCTTTTCCAATTGGCAATCAATGGTTTTTCATTCCAATCATCAAAAGGAACTTTCTCTGGCTTAATATCTTCTAAAGGATACATATCAAAGAAGCGTTGAGGAGCTGTATACTGAACATGGGGTTTATGAAACCCATAAGCAATAAAGAAAGGCTTATCACCATATGCTGCATTATCGATCCACTCATTAAAAGTAGTTACATTTAAATCGTCTTCTAAAGGCACACCATCTTTTATCGGTAAAGGAAGAGCATGTTCTCCCTGACGGTCATCATTTTTATATTGAGCCCTTAACACTTCCCAAGCTTTTTGCTTTTCTGGTGTATCAATTGGACCATATTGTGCTTCAAATTTCCCTTTTAAATGAAGAACTAAATCATTATCCTTCATTTTTAATTTTCGAGTAGCATCCCATTTAAAATCTTCTGATCTTGGGTGATACACTTTACCTGTATTGGCCACCCAATAATCATTATCCTTAAATACTTTACCAATACTTACAGCATCAGGTCTTGTATCTATTACATGTGGACCGTTAGTGAAAATCTTAG comes from the Flammeovirga agarivorans genome and includes:
- a CDS encoding T9SS type A sorting domain-containing protein — encoded protein: MKRIFTTLGHFLPKIMLPVFLCIIFDTYAQEPYIHLSAYDPSNITTNSDGKVLSWNDISGNNHHATSDLGTVEYPSSSTSFSGINGVDMGTSRNCLLLMNQADAASIFDFTGDAASNTGFSVLIAFQIDNFQGNRGDIVGNTSATSNSGFGMKHLSDGQYQFYLGGQSLSVPGAKTTQDHSIVMACNYNASTGDFTFWDSQNALTHTINVPKANFNYFKFRIGSTSNGSNYLDGMVGEVKVFNQVLSDEEFFYECSKMRDNWLKFMLPVEVLGEEGVIEPRTLTLTEEEANATKKIWMQINNLSYENKASVKVNEGEWYNLNHESVDIPIQEENRGGMAHGGYNTIRLSYNSDDFIEGENTVYFRFNDSDGISNGFRVVRFNLLDEYDENILPDTFFYEEDPDLWIGPYTDNTSINEGEDLWRNGDLWSNYLADGDNGFWYNHEIVSNVNIQAKCSDCHTQDGRDLELFSYSNKSIIERAKFHQLTEDEGRKIASYIRSLKDTHDNVNRHGRPWNPPYQPGPELEGKSIDYWAAGAGLDAVLEKDEDLLPYLFPGGVNEESVANLFNQDGGEDRTIIPMPLQFPDWKHWLPMIHPKDAFTKDGIYEETYNDRVSWTNPENSKLNPEKGIEIIREELESLPKKSDGVTVDMVQVAADPTMLAEFREAHEEFRYNFRWFLAQGSSDKQHWRARSGRGLEALADDVPLEFANTSLARLMAVKNFEIMQEFNLQDQALDYIPDHEQDHPTNRQWFHGLSMHVFEVPPHFTGCQDDNCLSFDGQSDALGTFESSLWYQLQTILAGGEGYQWWNGPVDYNYQPAYILKSSRYSGLYQPLRYYHSLSTMYKTKTWSGDLTTNDGMGFRIRVQGPWYFFGKEGEGLATKLHGFEPGYWPSLLDKIQPGMTKLVLEAQCREFIKAVRKHEIDDWTRWSSGLSASNFLDPVSKSSVIDVTTSSVSDQNTDGDDFEPLWADHMYWVIEQAINFGLDCEVINELITWSDEAWPNIDWSFDITPKVNLKFNDNANLYRDLEYIEAIISSPGENPTYEWTINGVVSDVTENKLSTGVLEPGDEVICQVNLDDSCYDTNVAIDTIGIPTDLKFLMKLNDGTWQDTEAIVACMDDNISVKLGLDIDPMVWLDAYELASSEEYEDNDKVTTWADVSGNGYDAITSNEDYAPTFTSDGFNGMPALVFGESNSSALRLLEQDKTNILDDDFTLFIVHQLDPVTAQTNTIVNKNGLSEDGMFFRVSTTGKVSISCDDQNGSGSAHGIPLTAVNMIRRDDQLVETFHNGDLDFELTLPEDAVLTNDNDLTLGQFGYNSQTRHHKGMIAEVIIFDRKISDEEQIIIEGYLAHKWGMKDILSSTSPFLYDSPLAFDIQYPNGETNTLNSKKISFDFQITKDEDYGDMIFTPDFGRLNPITIELISPDLFEDKFSTVNYSINSDHNQEGNDIEVTEKQELKLMPKEGLSNDYYWVEPNGSQMLMNTDPVWTTELVSDKNGTWQLVILDGVCSSMPAPVQVNVSTVLATGSDLPVELVSFTAKTTSNTVELNWTTASELNNDYFEVQSSTGGRQWKTLGKKKGQGNSLVTNSYLFIDEAPSLNMASFYRLLQYDLDGLYSIISPIQVFVNNINASVKVYPNPVRDQVNIISSGAIYSIQICDQLGRKQIESFGVGENSMTLNLSELKKGIYFLYVKHGNGDFIQRKLIKN
- a CDS encoding sulfatase; this translates as MKRLILLIALFSTALAYGDKKPKNKKKPNVLFITVDDLNTHIPLFGYKDVMTPNIDKLAGDGVLFRQAFCQYPVCGPSRASFLTGMYPDQTKIFTNGPHVIDTRPDAVSIGKVFKDNDYWVANTGKVYHPRSEDFKWDATRKLKMKDNDLVLHLKGKFEAQYGPIDTPEKQKAWEVLRAQYKNDDRQGEHALPLPIKDGVPLEDDLNVTTFNEWIDNAAYGDKPFFIAYGFHKPHVQYTAPQRFFDMYPLEDIKPEKVPFDDWNEKPLIANWKRYEAFEDIYFGLSQMDARKRYMQGYYACITYIDDLLGQLISKLKEKNLYEDTIIVFFSDHGYHMGNHFLYGKVSLYEESAKSPLIIRVPGNKNNGEEVSKTVELLDVFPTVTDLVGLSTPETVQGKSLAPLLKNTKDKNFEKVALTYARRGELTGKSVRTDRYRYTQWGEDEKVSELYDYKKDPKEYKNLIYDPLYSEVLKEMRSIYQKKIKEAALIEVEGK